ATTTTGTATTTAGTACACTTGAGGCAAGGATTCCCTGGCTTATCATATAACTTACAAGTTCTGGAGTTTGCACCTGTGGGGTTAGGTAGGTTTACTAAATCTTGCCTTATGATTTTGTTGGACTGAAAATGTGGCTGTGGCATCTGATTCTAATCTTCTAAAATTTGCATTTGCCTAAGGAATGTATTGGTGAACTGACCTAACTCTGACCAGCGCTCCTTTAACTCATAGCATGTGTTTTCACACATTGGTGGAGGCAGCTTCTGGGCTAATATGGTAGTACAGAATTTTTTCAACATCATATCATTGGTTTCGATGAATTTTAAGAACACTCAAGAGctgtgtgaattttttttagttaattggTCTCATAATCTGAAGCTAAATTATAAAAGCTGTTTGTGTATGCTGCCTTTATCTGATCTTCTTTGCCATATGTGTCTTCCAATAACTTCCAGGCAGGTTCATAGCTTGCATCTTCTATACTGAAACCACTTATTAATAATGAGGATTTCCTGTCATCTGTCCCCTTATATAGGTAAATTTTATGAATGCCACTTAAATCCCCTTTATCATGTACTATTCacttaatggccagttttcagcCTTTTAATTCCcatgtgagtttctgaagctgcataataTTGCTAAATCATAAgcagaataagtatgaaaatgtgttatggtactgaaggggttaacctcctttatatatttttcactttgCACATTATTGACTCATCTTGAATCTTACTCTATTCCCCCTCTAGAAGCTAACTTACCAAAAAATCTTCCATGCactaaatttttctcttctttattcatggTCTGAATGAATGCATGCACATTTATACTATTCTGTTTAGTTTCATTCATCTGGATTCTTTGTTCTATCTCAATCACTTAAGTTAATGTTAATATTGTGGGTGGTTTAATGTGCTAGACTACAATAGGCTATATGGCACTATAGGAAAGGGGTTTGAGGGTTGGTTGTGTGGGAGGTTTAGATTAGACAAAGGATTTTGATGGTATGTTGGAATGACATAAGAGTACAGAAGGATTGGGATTCTGTAAGAATGTCAGCAAGGAAGAGGGAGTTTGGGATAGtgaagaaaagtgagggaaggcAATAAGGTGCTCTTGGGTCTAAGCTGggtagaaaaaagaatatgggAGATGGAGGAGTGGGCACCACAAGATGGGCAAGGAGCTGGAGGAAAGTGAGACATTAAATAGGAGTGGATGAGATGGATGTGACCGATGTGCAGGCATGCTGAGGCAGTTTCCCAGTGTCTATTGGGATAAGATGGCTGAGACCAAGGGAGTGATAGAGGGTTTAACTGGATGTAATTTGTTATAAGTAAGTCCAGACCAGGAAGATTGCCAGTGAGTGTAGAGGAAGGACTTGAGAGCAGGTGAAAAGTCACAAGCAGAAAGTGAGAGCAGTTGAGgacagaggaggatgagagtagCACATGTTAGTGTATCAACCATGTCATTGCCAGATATGCCTACGTGGCTTGGTAACCAGCAGAAATTAATTTTCTTAAAATGGATAGAAATTAAATAACTAGTTTTGTATTTCACAAATGAGTGGCTGtgggggagaagagagataataatagggagagagacaagaatcagtgaaaatagtaaatgatggggaagggaagcaggaaaaGCATTTAAAGGCAAAGAGGATTCTGTAGAGTTTCATATAAGAACACAGGACTTGGCTGGGAAGCAGTATTCGAGGTGGGTGTCTAGGAAAAGGACTGCAAAGCCTGATCCATTAGGGGACTTAGAACCATCAGTATAGAATGAACACAGATGTtaaaagaagcaggaaaaggagaacacaGGGAGAAGTATCAGCCTTTGGGGAAGTTGGGAAGGTAGCAGTGCATATGAGAGGTGAGGGAATAGTCTAAGGAGGGGTATGATGTACATAAAATGGAATAGGTTGGAGGGTGGGGGGAAGAGGGATGTGAGAGGAGAGCATGTATACAGAGAGGAAAGGGTAAGGGCAAgcaggtgtgggagagagagagagagagagagagagagagagagagagagagaggagggacgtGTAGTGCTAGGGAAGGAAATTGGAGGAAACATGTATAGCAgccaagggagaggagggctCATCAGCACAGTAAGGATGGAAGGCTGGATTTTACATataggaaaagtggaaaatatCAAGAGTGAGGCAAAGACTGAAGTGGTAGACATCGTcaaggagaacaaaaaaagagggagaggctgaAGAGTGAACATGGCAACTATAATCAAGATTAGAAAGGACGAGTGTAGTGTGTAGGTGAAGTGGAGTTTAATGATCAGCACCCCAGCCAGTTCCCTGGCTGCCTTGAGGGCAGCAAATTGTGGGGAGAGATGTGAGCCACTACTGACACAGCTGAAAAACGAGCACAGTTCAGTTGTGACCTGAAGAGATTCAGCAACATTACCTTGGAACAGGTGTAAAACTGGGGCAGAAGAAGGTGGATGTTTGCCTGTTACCTTATGATAATGACACCAAATAGAAGTTATGAGAATGGAAGATATGATTTCTATCACAGAGGCCTGTTTTTAATACAGAAAATTAGCAATTCCACTGTTTTACTTGCTTCCTTCTGCTGAGATCTGAAAAATCATCTGTGCGCAGCCCCAGTTGATTCTTGGCGTGCATCGTGGTTATACATGTGTTTTCATccgcatttttcctttcttccatttctggtgctgcttcttcctcttccttcctttttcatggAGGAGGACACCCATGACCATCAAACTGGCTCAAGAGGATAATTCTGCATATTCACGTAGATTCACTCCTTGCTCTTCTAGCTCCCAGGTTTCCACGAGGTCTTCTAGGAGATTTTGCTCAAGACCAGCATGCACACGGGTCTTGGGTAGTTTTCTCCATGACCCTcattcagtgtgtgttagatgtaGGGATATCTGCAGTGCAAGTAAGAGGTGTGGTGAGAGTGCTAACTGGAGCAGTGAGAAAGTGCTGGCTGCATATAAGTACTAGTGCAGTTTGGGTTACAAGAGGGTTGGTAAGGCCAAGTACTATAGGCACAAGTTTGCTGACCTGCTGTTACAGCCACCAACCATGGCACCTTTTCCTGTTCTGGAGGTCAGGGATTTGCAATCTTGAGTCTCCTCTGTTCTTCCTGACACCCCCAGGGACTCAGAGGTTTTGGCCGTGGATGGTAAGTGTCCTGTCCCAGGATGGGCTTACAGTTGATGATTCAGCTTCACTGCAGGCTCTAAGCCTCCAGTTGCTTGTgatctttctttgcttttaaaATCTTGGCAGGAGGAAGTACATGTTTCTGTTAATGATCTTGTTGCTTCTCAGTTAGGAGGTTTATAACTATAGTTCTGTGCCACCTGTTACTGATTCCCTTTTTCAGCCCTGCCCCAGAGTCCTGACGCAAAGAGGTGTGTGTAGTCACACCATCCAGGGATAAGAGGTGCCTCCTAAGGTTTCACGCCCTCCAAAGGATCAAGAAGTCCAGCTCCACCTCAGTGGTGACCAGTGACCAAGCCCATTCCTGGAACTGGTTGGTGGAGGGGGACAAGGGAGAAGTGGGCCACAGCAGCAAACCTGGCCCCTCCCAGGGGACCTTGGGTGAAGGTCCAGCCGGAGGTGACGAGCAGCGCCTTGCCTTATACCCCAGCCCACAGGATGGCATTCTTACACACCCCCTCATGGAATGACATCTCTGTCCATTCAGCCAAGAGGGGCCCAGTGTCACATGACTCCCCTATGGCCCAGCAAACCCACTGCCACCTGCCTGAGAGTAGACAGGCTCGCTCTCACTCTAAACATCACACCTCCACTCCAACGGTGTTTCCCATGGCCCACCTGACGCACTCTGACAGCTGTCTCCTTGGAGGTGGTTTTCTCTCAGATAGGGACGATCACTGGGTCCTATTTGATTCACCCTGCCCTTCTTGTTCAGGGTGGTGGTGCTCAGGAGCCTTCTTGTCACCAGGTCCTGATTCTGCACTTCTCAGCTCAGAAACACAGGACTGGCCACCACAGGTACTGGAGGGCGGTGAGGGGTATAAGTCCCCACCCTACTCCACTTCCATGTACCATTGTATGATGTCCTACATCACTTCTGTGTATGAGGATGCAATGGGCTGGAGGATCGACTTGGAACATCCTGCTGCACCAGGTTCCAATGCCTCACCTGCATGAAGGGGTACCTCTAGTAAAGGGAGGAGGTCATCTCTGTACTTCTTTGTttggagagacggagggagataGTGCCTGTGCAGATGTTGAGGTATAGGTCTGGTTGGGCGAAGAATGGGTTGCTCTTCACGTAAATTAGTGTGGTGATGGCATTGGACTGAGCTTCAGTGTCCTCACAAACTAGGCAGGACCTATCAGGTTGGGTCCAGAAGGTGATTTTGTTCACCTGTGTTTGTAGGCAGTGTTGAAAGGAGAGTATGTTGTTAAGATATTGTGCTGTAGGTGGTATAATGAAgtagtgcttactccaattttgcgaccaaggaccaaaaattgccatttttaaaatttgcccatcttgctcctttctcccGATATTGCGAGcggtggcgggagagagagagcgttcccgcaaattatatattactgtattatataggcaacattttattaatttattcatattaatcatattatactatattgttatcatatttttattatatttatcatagtggtggtttttggctagttttcataaaaatctggcggtaattcaacgaagctcatctggcaacactgcccccgctccctcccaccttccatttgtttacggacacctccacggagttctctctgcaaatttggaggaatccttgtgcttgactttgtgcgacatggcgccaccaatcaagaaaaacattaggttaactttggagcagaagatgaagataattaagatgaaaagagatggaaaaaggaactgtgatatttccagagagtttggtgtgggagAATAAACTGTGAGAACGGTGTTTAAAAAGTGAGAACATTtaaaaagctgtaaaaacctatggtggacagattttttattctcgtagccattgtacaaacactgtgatcattcatatggaaagatacctggctcaatatatatgtgatataaatatgggcaaaatattaggaaaatattgaaaaattaggtgACCATGGACGAGGAGtccaccatattcaatttttcccataggaataatacttccaattttGCGATTTCCAAATTTGCGACTCACAATGCTGCCCCATTTCTtacaaaattggagtaagcactgtacaGATCCCATCAGGTAAGGGTGAAGAGTAGCTGGGCAGCtcaagtggaggagagggatttTTATCCTTGAAGTTGTGGTTTTGCATAGAAATCTTTTTAGGGATGGGAGGTATATAGGagataaaagtaacaatagtGGATGTGGTAGAGGATCATGGAGTTGAGATAGTGTTTCTTGtagtgtaggaagaggagaaaggtaatATGAATATTGAGGTTGTGTGAGGCTGTTGGATAAGAGCATCTATCAGGGGCAAGGAATTGTCCTCAGGGGTCTTGAACAGGCAGAGTGGTAGTCGAGGAATGGTCAAGGAGAGTCAAGATCAAGGCCAGGGAGGACAGATTTATGACCCCCTATAGATGACGAGAGTTCAAATTAACATTATTGGCCATTGTGAGCCAGGTTAAGAGGACttgagggagataaggaggtcCACTCCTTAGGACCCTCATGAGggataaggggaaaaaaagagaaggaatgccATGCCCATGGCCCACTTAAGCTGTTCCTAGCCTTGCATCCCACTGGTATGGCCCTCTTGTTTTGGGGAAACCaaggagacaggaaagagaagCGAGGAAGAGGTAGGGAAAGAGAGCCAAGCAAATTTAGTCGGTCTAAAAGCTGTGACCAAAGGCCTCAGGGACACCAAGGTGGCCCCAAGGCATCAGACCACAGCCCCAATACTCAAAGTCCACCCATGTCAGCAACGGAACCTGGTATGGGAGCGAAtcacctatttctctctctctctctctctcaattaataaCAACTTTGTGAAGGAACCAAAATGGTTAATAAAGTAACAGTTTGcaaacaaaaatatttttttaacttttgtACATAATTTTCAACTTACATCATCTTAATTATGGTTCATTCCTAGACATATGATGCACACCAACCACGTGTCCAACAGCCAAAGTCCTACACTGAAAATCTAGAGCACATATCTATGAAGAAATGTATAAAGACTGCCTCATGTAGTAAATCTGAACTGAACACTGTATATTTTCTAAACATGTACTATCTTTAATTTCTGAAAAGAATAAATTTGGGTTCAAATTTCCTGCAGGTGAGACAGAACACTAATAGCTGGTTCTGCAGCCAGAGGTTTGCATGGTATAACAATAAGTACTAATCTTAAAAGAATTAGTCTTACTGGAGAAGGGCTGAAAGGAAGACcgagaaaaatgtaagaaaatccTAAGATTCACAATGGTTAACCATTTAACAAAGAATACAGACACATTCTTACACCAACCCTCATTTACAAATCTCTGCATTTCTAAATATTCAGTTATTACGTACGTTACCAAATATCTCTGCTCAGCATGTCAGAACAACTAAAGATAAGATGTGTTGGAGGGCATTAACTTCAAGACACTGTAGTATCAATATTGTGGATTGTGACAAAATGGTAACTTGGATACCATTTGCATGGCTTTGATGCCCAACATTCCATGGGTAATTTCAGAAATTTACTGTAgatgtttgtttatcttataGAAATTATCCTCACTTCATATATAGGAAAGCACTCAATGaaaaagttatatatatttGCTGAGTAGGCAACTGCAGATCTACTGAATCTATTCAGCAGAGCTTTATACAAAAATATTGTAAATTTTGAACAAAGCATCATTTATCTTTAACAGGAGCTCTACAGAGACCTTTTCCTCCCTTAATTACCACCAATCACTTTGGCACGAGTTTGAAggatatatatactgtataatgataatgatctcCACACCTAGTCTGCTCAAATTAATATGTTACTTCCTATTTACAATGATTTTCAGCTACTGACATATAATATCTACACACACTCATGGCATGTATATAATACAGCCAGTACAACAGAAATATTTTTCAGAGAAAATAATGTCCACACATAAAAAAGTCAattattgattttcttattaCAGCAGCAGtaaaaagtgaatatgaaagaCTCAAGTGAGAATATTACTTTCCAATGGTTTCAACTTTAACCAGTATCAAATTTTGTGTAAAAAATCCAGTTTCCAATTCGAGCAAAAATATGgacaagtaaaaataataatatagaatatatgaaacaaaacacattaaaataaaaaaagataacatgCACTATTATGGTAGTGAAATGGGAGCCTTCTGGTGAGGAATTGCACATGGTCTGTCaagttaacaataataataatgcaaagcAACATCAAAGTTTGCAACAGGTGtttaataacattaataaattCTTTTAAAAATAACTTTGTACAAGCTTACAGCTGAGGACTAGACATAGCAGGTTGTTACGCAAGGGCAAAACACCTCTTTATATGAAAATAATCATGTTCTGAATATTTGTAGCATTGTTAATGCTCCATATATAATTTTGCTTGTGTTTGGTACATGTAACACATCACACTTCTATAAACACAAAAGTTGTGTGATTAAGCTAGTATGATCTACCACCGATTTTACTTCTCACTTCACTTAGTCACTATCAGTCTGTCCAGCAATACCAGTAAAGATCAATCACTGGAAAATGTAATTAAGAAACATTCAAGCAGTCTGTCAGGGGATGGATATTGGTGTGCTGCCCTCTTATGCCTTCTGCACACAATGACTAACATTTTGAATTCATAAACTGTGCTGTAAGTATCCTCATGTTATATCTTACTCATACTCTCATAACCTAAGACATAAACatccatttgttttttttttatactattctATATTAACAGTGTACATATTTATGTGTTAggttttttcattatattttcctaaATTCTTCAGGTTTCTGTCCACATAAAGCAGTATGACACGAGTCTTACAATTTTATAAAAATTCCCTTAGTTCTAaataaaaaacagtaataatcaTGCAATAAGCTTCAATCTACATATTTCTTCCAGGAAACTGCTTCCATTATATTGTAATTCACCTTttttaagagaaaataatacataCAACACAACCCTTTCTTTAATGCATAATTCTATTGAAGCTAATAAATAACACTCAAGTCGCATGTGCCTGAGCACAGTGTTGTATCACAGGGTAGTGTTTTAAGATGCACTGTATTGTAAGCTGACTTTCACTATGGATCGGTTTAATTTTGCCCTACTGGATAAGGCAGAGCATTGGAAAATGTTTATCTAATGAAACTGCATTTCACtagtatgtacgtatgtacacAATACCTTCAGTTGGACACCAATTTTGATTATATGGACATGATGTAAGAGGCAAGCAGTTCTATGGTATGTGAGCAATGACAGTTTTAGTAGCATTATGGGAAGTAAgctaaaatatataaatcttggtgtgtatgtgtgtgtgtgtgtatatatatatatatatatatatatatatatatatatatatatatatatatatatatatatatatatatatatatatatatatatatatatatatctctctctctctctctctctctctcacacacacacacacacacacacacacacacacacacacacacacacacacacacacacacacacacacacacacacacacacacacacacacacatatatatatatatatatatatatatatatatatatatatatatatatatatatatatatatatatatggttgaTTGGATAACAAGTAATGGACATGCAAAAAACATATTTCCAACACAACACCCCACTTTCTTGTATCTCTACATGCCACCAGATATCCTCTTTATGAGCCTTTGTACAGGAAATAGTATTAATTACAAAACAAGTGCATAATAATTCAAATTGCTCTTTCTTCTTGATACatataattactttttttcacaaTGCAAGACATATAAAGCAATTGTTAAAGGTCTCTTGCTGCAGTGGAGAGGAAAACGCATAATGGTTTACATTGGTCACCCCACTCCCTACTCTTCTGAGTACAACTCACACAGTAAACATAAAAGACAACACTgaacccataaatctctcttCTATACAGAAACTGAGTATTCAAAATGAGATATATTGAGCATTCAAAAATGTGGCATAAACTCTCAACACACAGTCAACTATCTATACTTTGCAATGAGCTGAGGATTCCACACTGGATAGCCTCCCCTGCCTCATGTGCAGAGCCACCCTCAACACCTGTCATCCCACTCACCTTATGTAGTAGTGGTTCACTTTCATGTACCAGCAGAACAATGCTTCAAAACAATGGAGCTTACCATAAAACTGCccatcaattaaaaaaaaaatggcaatgcTTGCACAACTTTCAAGACTCACAGTTAAAAGATCTTTGGAGAGGCTTCTGAGTTTCTGATGTATATTAGTAATCCACTCTAAAATAACTATAATATAGCAACAAACTAGTTGTCAATGAGACTCCAAATATGAAATTTTGTTAAAAGCAGTTACACTGAATTTGAATGTTAAAAAAGTGAGAGCAATATTTCCTATGGATTGTGTAATGAAATCAATCACTAACTCCTCTAGTAGTTCATCTACTAGATATCATGGCACATAAATTTCAAAATACCATTAAGTAACATTACCTGATCAGTTTCAACACTAACCTGACACTGGAACCTTAGACTGTGAATGCATCACTTTCTACTGGCACAAAACCAACTATTGGGAATATGTCTTTGTACTTTCTAAAAGTGTACcacaatgatgaaaagaaaaaaatgaaaaatgaagtgaaGCTGGCCCATCTTCCACTATGCACCTTTCACATGGTCAGTGAGGTAACATTTACACTGTTCACTTTTCAGCTTAAAAATTATACAACAATTCAGTGGCACTGGCAAACAATTGCTGACAAGAGCCACAGTTCATCCATCAGTATTATCtgatattgaatttttttttgcagtttgcATAATTTTGCAGTAACTTAAAATGACACCTCAAGCATAAGTGTAGTAACTCGTAATGTACAAAATAAGTTTTAAAATTGGTTAAAACTTATttggagaagtggaagagaagttTTCTATCAATGACTGTTACAATACAGTTTACAATTGGACAAACTTCACACCATTGAGGGCTTGTGATGGGGTGAGTAAACTACAGAGTGAGGCTCATAACTACGTGTTAGGAGCTTCTTAGGAGACATAACAAGAGGATCATGAAAAGTTAACGTTTCTTGGGATACATTGCCTGATGCATAACCTGAGCTCTGCTTTGATAGAGAGTGGCCTGATGGGGCAAACTGATTGCTccctctgttgttgtttgtttcggAGCTGTTTGGCCTAACTGGTTGCATGACTCGACCTCTGGAGCCTTCAACGGGGGCAGACAGCACATCTCTTGTCTCTTCTGGAGTCATGGGATGTATAATGGGATGAGCCCATTGTCCATCTGGAGTGTCACCTAGAGCAACATAGTCCGTTGTTTTCCTTGGTTCCTTTTTAGGAGACACCACCGATTCTGCCATTGCACAAGTAACATAAGGAGATTTATATACAGGAGGGCTCATTGCTAAGGCATTGGGCATGGGCATATGTTGAGTTGCACTAACATATCCAAGGGAGTTTGGAGGTGGGTCAGGTGATCCACGTGCACCCAGTTTGCAGTAGGCCCCTGGAGGTAGGTCTTGATCAGGTGTGGTTAGTGGTTTACTGACAATCattggaagtgaaggaagagatggttGCCTCTTCATTAGATTCATGGCATCACCCACTGCTACATATCCTTGTGCCCCTGGCACAGCCTGTCCACCATCTTCAGCCTGAGAAACTGCTACATAGCCAGTGTTTAGCCATGGTAATGACTGAGCTTTTGAGTAGGGTGAGAAATCAGATGCCTTTTTGTATGGCATGTAGTGGCGTGAGTATGCCAGTAAGTCACCTGGCTGACGTTCATGAGGAAGAACTAGATTCCCTAAGTCCTCCAGAGGAAAGCTCATCCCATCACTCTCATTGGTTGGCATACTAATGTATCCGGTTGAAGTACGCCGACCTCCCATGGGCACCTCTTGCAGTGGTTCTAGACCAAGACTTGGGTTTGACTGCTGCAAGGAGGACACTCCATCTGTTGTTGATACTGCCAAGTTGGGAACAGAACCAACTGACACATAACCTTTCATGCTAGGCACCTGAAAAAATAATTGTACTTTAATAATCAGCAATAATCTTTTCCTACTTAGCCTCAGTTACAAATACAAGAGTAGAAGAGAACACTCAACATAATGGAGACAAAAAATGTGTGAtataaaaagtgagaaagtaCAATGGAAATTTGGTATTGTACATTTTATCTgatcaaaacaagaaaagaatgctATAACAGCTTGAatctgaaaagaataaaaaaattaatttatTGAAGAAAACTGATCTGATGTATCTTGACCACACACTGTGGTTAAGATAAATGGGATGAATAGACTGGGTGAAAAGATTTCTTATCATGaaaatatttttcactttagATGCCCTGATATTGTAGATCTGAAGGTATTGAGGAATTACAGTATGCCTCAAAAAGTAGAACAGGGTGTATAAGGCCTGTATAAAGTCAATTTTACGTCAGAAAATCACTTGTCTGCTGAAGCTTCGCTTCCCCATGAGATAGCGCCTCGCTGCCCCACATGTCACTTGCTTCGTGGCTCCCGCACCATTCAAACAttcctcctttgttcttttcACCTCACCTAATTGGCACAAAGTCTAAGATTTGCAATGAGATCTGCATTGAGATATGGGAATGGTGTGTAGGCAGGGATGCTTGGATTACCTGCTTTCACATCCCCGGCAAACACAACATAATGGCAGACACAGGTTTTCGCAAATTCaatgacagacatgaatggaTGCTAAATGTTAACATTTTTAGGGATATCTGCTCTCGTTTGAGGACTCCAAGCATTGACTTATTTGCCTCTCAGTTGAACAAACAGTTAAACCGATACTGCTCCTGGAAACCTGACCCAGAGGCAGAATTTTTTTATGCGTTCTCTATCAGTTGGGCACAATTTGAATTGGTTTACATCTTCCCCCCATTTTCCCTGATTTCTAGATGCCTGCAGAAACTACGAGCAGAGCAAGCAAAAGGATGGCTGGTGGTACCACTGTGGCTGTCCCAGCCATGGATGGGGGCACTTCTCCGCATGCTTGTCAAGGAACCTTTGCTCATCACGAAAACGAACAACGTGCTAACTCATCCCTCTTCGGCAGAGAATCACCCCATCATGCAGCATACCAAGTTGATGGCTTGCCTGGTGTTCGGGAAAACCTGTGAAAACGAGGCAATTTGACTGAGGGTAAGGAAATCATCATGGCCTCCTGGAAGCCAGGAACCCAAAAGCAGTATCGTACCCATATTCGCAGATGGACACAATTTTGTTGTAGAGGGGACATCGATTCCCTTAATCCCTCTGTCAACCACATAATAAACTTTTTATCTGAAACCTTTCACAGAGGAGTGGGGTATGACTGCGTCAACACTGCCAGGGGGCCCTTTATTCACTCGGGATAGTGGTAGACGGCTGCAGGGCAAGCAACCTTCCCTTGGTCAACAGACTACTACGAGGGGTGTTTCATCTGAGACCACCAACAGGTATTCTGACACCTGGGACGTCATGCCAGTCTTGCAGCAGCTGAAGACCATGGCTCCCGCTCATAACCTCACTCTGAAACTAGCGATGCTTATGGCTCTTACACAGGCAGCCTGTGTCCAAAGTCTACACCTGCTAGTGCTAAAAGAAATTAGCATAGGGGAAGATTCCATTACCATGTGGTTAGGAGGTAACATCAAACAATGCCGGCCAAAATGTAACATTCAGTTTGTGAGATTTAGTGTCTATACCAGAGACACGAACCTCTGTGTATGTGACACTCTCAGATTGTACATTGCCAAAACAAAACAGTTAAGGGCTGTTGGACAAGAGGACGGTCAGTTGTTCATAAACTTTGTCAAGCCTTACAAACCTGTATCAAAGGACACAATAGCCAGATGGATCAGGACAATGCTGGATTTGTCGGGGGCGGACACTGCGAGGTACACGGCTGGCAGCATGCGACCAGCTGCAGCCTCAAGAAACCA
Above is a window of Portunus trituberculatus isolate SZX2019 chromosome 43, ASM1759143v1, whole genome shotgun sequence DNA encoding:
- the LOC123518236 gene encoding uncharacterized protein LOC123518236, which translates into the protein MAFLHTPSWNDISVHSAKRGPVSHDSPMAQQTHCHLPESRQARSHSKHHTSTPTVFPMAHLTHSDSCLLGGGFLSDRDDHWVLFDSPCPSCSGWWCSGAFLSPGPDSALLSSETQDWPPQVLEGGEGYKSPPYSTSMYHCMMSYITSVYEDAMGWRIDLEHPAAPGSNASPA